A stretch of Brachyhypopomus gauderio isolate BG-103 chromosome 3, BGAUD_0.2, whole genome shotgun sequence DNA encodes these proteins:
- the ndel1a gene encoding nuclear distribution protein nudE-like 1-A isoform X7, which yields MNANGNVINGGMNPCSPSLHMSYFDKALRTMRINEDTLLEGKNVVLVPYNAHHVPRYHQWMASPDLQKLTASEPLTLEQEYDMQRSWREDDDKCTFIILDKQRWADPNVPEEGCMVGDVNIFLTDPSDPSLGELEIMIAEPNYRGKGLGKEVTRMMMSYGIHKLGIRKFEVKIGLGNKVSIAMFKKLHFNELFISEVFQEVTLGLTVNEALQNDLVDNMDFMQEREYGKVQDCRNGANPPIST from the exons ATGAATGCCAATGGAAACGTGATAAACGGGGGGATGAATCCGTGTTCTCCCTCGCTGCACATGTCCTACTTTGACAAGGC GCTCAGAACCATGAGAATAAATGAAGACACGCTGCTGGAAGGGAAGAATGTTGTTTTGGTACCGTACAACGCTCATCATGTTCCTAG ATATCACCAGTGGATGGCTTCTCCGGACCTGCAGAAGCTGACCGCATCTGAGCCCTTGACACTCGAGCAGGAGTATGACATGCAGAGGAGCTGGAGAGAAGACGATGACA AATGCACGTTTATCATATTGGACAAGCAGCGTTGGGCCGATCCGAATGTTCCAGAGGAAGGGTGCATGGTGGGAGACGTCAACATCTTCTTGACGGACCCCAGTGACCCTTCTCTGGGAGAGCTGGAGATAATGATCGCAG AGCCCAACTACAGAGGCAAAGGACTTGGCAAAGAAGTGACACGCATGATGATGAGTTATG GGATACACAAACTTGGAATCAGAAAATTCGAAGTCAAGATTGGTTTGGGAAACAAAGTCAGCATAGCAATGTTCAAGAAATTACACTTTAATGAG CTCTTCATCAGTGAGGTATTTCAGGAAGTCACTCTGGGATTGACGGTAAACGAGGCGTTACAGAACGATCTGGTGGACAATATGGACTTCATGCAGGAGAGGGAATATGGGAAGGTGCAGGACTGTAGGAACGGGGCAAACCCTCCCATAAGCACATGA
- the ndel1a gene encoding nuclear distribution protein nudE-like 1-A isoform X8, giving the protein MRINEDTLLEGKNVVLVPYNAHHVPRYHQWMASPDLQKLTASEPLTLEQEYDMQRSWREDDDKCTFIILDKQRWADPNVPEEGCMVGDVNIFLTDPSDPSLGELEIMIAEPNYRGKGLGKEVTRMMMSYGIHKLGIRKFEVKIGLGNKVSIAMFKKLHFNELFISEVFQEVTLGLTVNEALQNDLVDNMDFMQEREYGKVQDCRNGANPPIST; this is encoded by the exons ATGAGAATAAATGAAGACACGCTGCTGGAAGGGAAGAATGTTGTTTTGGTACCGTACAACGCTCATCATGTTCCTAG ATATCACCAGTGGATGGCTTCTCCGGACCTGCAGAAGCTGACCGCATCTGAGCCCTTGACACTCGAGCAGGAGTATGACATGCAGAGGAGCTGGAGAGAAGACGATGACA AATGCACGTTTATCATATTGGACAAGCAGCGTTGGGCCGATCCGAATGTTCCAGAGGAAGGGTGCATGGTGGGAGACGTCAACATCTTCTTGACGGACCCCAGTGACCCTTCTCTGGGAGAGCTGGAGATAATGATCGCAG AGCCCAACTACAGAGGCAAAGGACTTGGCAAAGAAGTGACACGCATGATGATGAGTTATG GGATACACAAACTTGGAATCAGAAAATTCGAAGTCAAGATTGGTTTGGGAAACAAAGTCAGCATAGCAATGTTCAAGAAATTACACTTTAATGAG CTCTTCATCAGTGAGGTATTTCAGGAAGTCACTCTGGGATTGACGGTAAACGAGGCGTTACAGAACGATCTGGTGGACAATATGGACTTCATGCAGGAGAGGGAATATGGGAAGGTGCAGGACTGTAGGAACGGGGCAAACCCTCCCATAAGCACATGA
- the lrrc59 gene encoding leucine-rich repeat-containing protein 59: MSKTKVENLRDKIEGNELDLSLCNLTDVPVKDLAAVPKATVLDLSCNNLTTLPPEFCTLTHLVKVDLSKNQLVSLPEDMGQLSSLQHLDLYNNKLTSLPVSFAHLRNLRWLDLKDNPLEVTLAKAAGDCLDEKQCRQCAGRVLQHMRGLQEAADRERDRRLLKEKEQEKKREAKQREREAREKEAQKKKKAEEKEKKRKEYQAQMAAQAAQEQQKKKKEEKKKKASQNQDKKKASACAPPARRSLCSRLLSLLLRLLLLLALGTAGAVLACQLTELRKEAVCAPVNLYAHEALSWARDLEVVQHVIQKISDFQA; this comes from the exons ATGAGTAAAACTAAAGTTGAGAACCTTCGCGACAAGATTGAAGGGAATGAATTGGATCTTAGTCTGTGCAACCTTACAGATGTACCGGTCAAGGATCTT GCAGCAGTTCCCAAAGCAACTGTTTTGGACCTCTCCTGTAATAATCTCACAACACTTCCA CCTGAGTTCTGCACCTTGACTCATCTGGTGAAAGTTGACCTGAGCAAAAATCAGCTAGTCAGCCTACCAGAGGACATGGGGCAACTCAGCAGTCTTCAGCATCTCGATCTGTATAACAACAAGTTGACATCACTTCCCGTCAGCTTTGCACACCTTAGG AATCTCAGATGGCTGGACCTCAAAGACAACCCCCTGGAAGTGACGCTGGCCAAGGCTGCGGGAGACTGTCTGGATGAGAAGCAGTGCAGACAGTGTGCAGGAAGG GTTCTCCAACACATGAGAGGACTGCAGGAAGCAGCGGACCGGGAACGAGATCGACGGCTGCTGAAGGAGAAAG AGCAGGAAAAGAAGAGGGAGGCGaagcagagggagagggaggcgcGGGAAAAAGAAgcccagaagaagaaaaaggcagaggaaaaagagaagaagaggaaggagTACCAGGCACAGATGGCCGCTCAGGCAGCGCAGGAGcaacagaagaagaagaaagaagagaagaaaaagaaggcCAGTCAAAACCAAG ATAAGAAGAAGGCCTCGGCGTGTGCGCCTCCGGCCAGGCGATCCCTGTGCTCTCGACTCCTGTCCCTGCTCCTCCGGCTCCTGCTCTTGCTCGCCCTCGGAACTGCAGGAGCGGTACTGGCCTGCCAGCTGACTGAGCTGAGGAAAGAAGCGGTGTGTGCGCCGGTTAATCTGTACGCTCACGAGGCACTGAGCTGGGCTCGAGACCTGGAGGTCGTGCAACATGTCATTCAGAAAATCTCTGACTTCCAAGCATGA